From Deltaproteobacteria bacterium, one genomic window encodes:
- a CDS encoding CDP-alcohol phosphatidyltransferase family protein — translation MIYKHLKWLSPTQAEVAKCSEILTKTTGIVARHLNKRISLPISLLLSRRGVRPNTITYFNMLVGILSGVLASLGSTAGILWGAIFFQLASVLDGVDGEVAKLNGTASQFGQWLDTISDCMTYFVFLIGLTWGLYRHLGDPSVLIIGTLSLASSVLFLCLMLIYLKKNSRSGSLVTFEKDVVNGAVKEESGFFSHFIHYGRYLVKKDAFTFIFMMLALLGYSESIPYLAAVGTSVASLLTLYLSLKKKPAFELAEGTDAKS, via the coding sequence ATGATTTACAAACATCTCAAATGGTTATCGCCCACTCAGGCTGAAGTTGCTAAGTGCTCGGAAATACTCACTAAAACTACAGGGATTGTTGCGCGCCACCTAAACAAACGGATTTCCCTTCCGATCAGCCTGCTCCTGTCTCGAAGGGGTGTTCGTCCCAATACCATCACCTATTTTAATATGCTGGTTGGAATCCTGTCCGGGGTTCTTGCGAGCCTCGGGTCCACCGCAGGGATTTTGTGGGGCGCCATTTTTTTCCAGTTGGCCTCGGTGCTTGATGGGGTCGATGGTGAGGTTGCTAAACTCAACGGGACGGCGAGTCAGTTCGGGCAGTGGCTCGATACGATCAGTGATTGCATGACCTATTTTGTCTTTTTGATCGGTTTGACATGGGGGCTCTATCGACATCTTGGAGATCCGTCGGTCCTGATCATTGGCACACTCTCTCTCGCCTCTTCGGTGTTGTTTCTCTGTCTGATGTTGATTTATCTTAAGAAAAATAGCCGTTCGGGGAGTCTTGTTACGTTTGAAAAGGATGTCGTCAATGGGGCGGTGAAGGAGGAGAGTGGCTTTTTCTCACATTTCATTCATTACGGCAGATATCTGGTGAAAAAAGATGCCTTTACCTTCATCTTTATGATGCTTGCCCTGCTTGGATATTCTGAATCGATTCCTTACCTGGCTGCCGTTGGCACATCGGTCGCCTCGCTTCTGACACTCTATCTGAGTCTCAAGAAGAAACCTGCCTTTGAACTTGCGGAAGGGACAGATGCCAAATCATAA
- a CDS encoding type II toxin-antitoxin system VapC family toxin → MERIYLDTSAYLGILLGEEEAERLQRLAEKKIFCSSVLLLIEAERNLVRLSREKVLKQEHYERAIGQLRRVHEDFLLRDFTVDLCLTGSFPAVRLPRSNDLVHIRTAQWFIQNGGLERFVTLDERQRGAALELGLPVQNGQDFK, encoded by the coding sequence ATGGAGCGGATCTATCTGGACACCTCCGCCTACCTGGGGATACTTCTGGGGGAAGAGGAGGCCGAAAGGCTGCAACGACTTGCAGAAAAAAAGATCTTTTGCTCAAGTGTCCTGCTTCTGATCGAAGCAGAAAGAAATCTTGTTCGGCTGAGTCGTGAAAAAGTATTGAAACAGGAACACTATGAACGGGCCATTGGGCAGCTGAGAAGGGTCCATGAGGATTTCCTGTTGCGCGATTTCACGGTCGACCTTTGTCTTACCGGCTCTTTTCCGGCGGTACGCCTGCCTCGTTCCAATGATCTTGTCCATATTAGAACCGCTCAATGGTTTATTCAAAACGGCGGTCTTGAACGTTTTGTCACTCTCGATGAGAGACAACGGGGTGCGGCATTGGAATTGGGCTTGCCTGTTCAAAACGGGCAGGATTTCAAGTAA
- a CDS encoding N-acetylmuramoyl-L-alanine amidase produces MGGGIIPRTAWQALPPKPTLHEQEYEVPLTEVLDYIVIHKTNLRRNLPPLDLQRRSQNSLRYPWDDIPYHYYITWDGKIYEGREMKYVGGHAGRSYESVKEKGAGNPDHITKDPDYGSIGVALAGMIHDDIPRDYASWAQIESLKWLIGYLRNEYPRITRDRVILHREVDKKITRKRKLTPYPDVQGRTNCPGNGISKQMEGL; encoded by the coding sequence ATGGGGGGAGGGATTATTCCAAGGACAGCCTGGCAAGCACTTCCTCCAAAACCAACTCTTCATGAACAGGAATATGAGGTTCCCCTGACCGAGGTTCTTGATTACATCGTGATTCATAAGACCAATCTGCGCAGAAACCTTCCACCTCTCGATTTGCAAAGACGTTCTCAAAATTCCTTAAGATACCCGTGGGACGATATTCCCTATCATTATTATATTACGTGGGATGGAAAGATCTACGAAGGACGCGAAATGAAATATGTGGGAGGTCATGCCGGAAGATCCTATGAATCCGTCAAAGAAAAAGGGGCCGGAAATCCTGACCATATCACAAAAGATCCCGACTATGGATCGATCGGGGTCGCACTGGCTGGAATGATTCATGATGATATTCCTCGGGACTACGCCTCATGGGCACAGATCGAAAGCCTGAAATGGCTCATCGGTTATCTTCGGAATGAATATCCGAGAATAACCCGCGATCGTGTCATCCTGCACAGGGAGGTTGACAAGAAGATCACACGGAAAAGAAAACTAACCCCCTACCCGGATGTCCAGGGCCGGACAAACTGTCCAGGCAATGGAATATCGAAACAGATGGAAGGTCTGTAA
- a CDS encoding carboxypeptidase regulatory-like domain-containing protein has protein sequence MKKTHVKSLMFVLATLLLSGSLFAQAGTIKGAVKFNGTPPPVAALKRQADPFCAKTQMKDETVLVNANGTLKNVAVRIKGVVAGAAAAATPSVTVDQNNCMYRPRVTVMAPGQKLLVKNSDPVLHNVHCYQETKTCFNQAQMKGAKDIEKDLGAGVYKMKCDVHPWMTGYVIANENPFVAVTGDAGDFTLSNVPAGTYTVEAWHEKYGMQTAQVTVTAGATATADFTFAGQ, from the coding sequence ATGAAAAAAACTCACGTAAAATCACTGATGTTTGTCTTGGCAACCCTTTTGCTATCGGGTTCACTTTTTGCCCAGGCAGGGACGATCAAGGGTGCTGTAAAGTTTAATGGGACCCCTCCGCCGGTGGCGGCCTTGAAGAGACAGGCCGATCCGTTCTGTGCGAAGACCCAGATGAAGGATGAGACGGTGCTCGTGAATGCGAATGGCACTCTGAAAAATGTGGCGGTTCGAATCAAAGGGGTCGTCGCTGGGGCAGCCGCAGCGGCAACCCCTTCAGTCACTGTCGATCAGAACAATTGCATGTATCGACCCCGAGTGACTGTGATGGCTCCGGGGCAGAAACTTCTCGTCAAGAATAGTGATCCTGTCCTGCATAACGTACATTGTTACCAGGAGACCAAGACCTGTTTTAACCAGGCCCAGATGAAGGGGGCGAAGGATATCGAGAAGGACTTGGGAGCCGGGGTTTACAAGATGAAGTGTGATGTCCATCCCTGGATGACGGGGTATGTGATTGCGAATGAGAACCCCTTTGTTGCGGTGACGGGTGATGCCGGTGATTTTACCTTGTCAAATGTTCCGGCAGGGACCTACACCGTCGAGGCCTGGCATGAGAAGTACGGGATGCAGACGGCGCAGGTGACTGTCACTGCCGGTGCGACAGCGACTGCTGATTTCACGTTTGCCGGGCAGTAA
- a CDS encoding flippase-like domain-containing protein: MPMKILRPLLFLIALLLAGIIIHQLGPSKIWNNMKLAGWGMSLVFLMGFPRFLLYTLGWQVFLPRGVYSLKRLYQIKIAGELITRSTPAHFVGGDTARVLLMGKNIPRKIQTGSVIIDRTVMTLGAAVMVLLGLFIGSFRLPLPWLPKLALWVLVGLLFWGLSFIMAHQKKSAFVSFIKLLEKIGIGRWFPTTWKTKAAEVDEVIRGYYEEGHGKLLQGVGFNVLSRLLGAMELYLILIFLKIPLGPFEAIILSSLALLMTVAFFFFPGNLGVNEGAFGLLFHFLGLDPAVGVSVELLRKVNSILWVFTGGLVALTFKKKIAKG; the protein is encoded by the coding sequence ATGCCGATGAAAATTCTGAGACCTCTCCTTTTTTTAATCGCCTTGCTGTTGGCAGGAATCATCATCCATCAACTAGGACCGTCAAAAATCTGGAATAATATGAAACTAGCCGGTTGGGGAATGTCGCTGGTCTTCCTGATGGGATTTCCGCGCTTTCTTCTCTACACCCTTGGTTGGCAGGTTTTTTTGCCACGAGGTGTTTACAGCCTCAAACGTCTCTATCAAATCAAGATCGCCGGAGAACTGATTACCCGATCGACACCGGCGCACTTCGTCGGGGGGGACACGGCACGGGTCCTCCTGATGGGCAAAAACATTCCACGGAAGATCCAGACCGGCTCGGTCATCATTGACCGAACTGTCATGACCCTCGGGGCTGCGGTCATGGTCCTGCTCGGACTTTTCATCGGTTCGTTTCGTCTCCCCCTCCCCTGGCTTCCGAAGCTCGCCCTTTGGGTGCTGGTCGGGCTCCTCTTTTGGGGGCTCTCTTTCATCATGGCCCATCAGAAGAAATCAGCCTTTGTCTCATTCATTAAACTCCTGGAAAAAATCGGTATCGGACGGTGGTTCCCAACCACATGGAAGACAAAGGCTGCTGAGGTCGATGAGGTGATCCGCGGATACTATGAAGAGGGGCATGGGAAATTGTTACAAGGGGTCGGTTTTAATGTCTTAAGCCGTCTTCTCGGTGCGATGGAACTCTATCTGATTTTAATTTTTCTGAAGATCCCGTTGGGCCCCTTTGAGGCAATTATCCTTTCCTCCCTCGCCCTACTCATGACCGTTGCCTTTTTCTTCTTCCCGGGAAATCTTGGGGTTAATGAAGGGGCCTTCGGTCTACTCTTTCACTTTCTGGGACTCGATCCGGCTGTGGGGGTTTCTGTGGAACTTTTAAGAAAAGTGAACTCGATCCTTTGGGTGTTCACGGGCGGTCTCGTCGCATTAACCTTTAAAAAGAAAATCGCAAAAGGCTAA
- a CDS encoding NTP transferase domain-containing protein, with the protein MKAVILAAGRGGRLGTLTRQIPKAVVPFLDQPLFYRILDLCDEAAFDEVIVVGGYGFHLVEAALKGRHRSYRLLHNRQFRVGSILTLLTSFPYLDDGFLLANVDHIYPRRLFRGFLEKKEGVVAACDFDRPLGDDDMKIRLDTTGDLTSINKKMVTYDGGYIGMTVCSRESLKTYKHAAQATLSRWGHNVNVEQILATLIEWGEAPSVFDASGLGPWWEVDTAEELRRAEREISKLVKD; encoded by the coding sequence ATGAAAGCAGTTATTTTAGCTGCCGGCCGTGGAGGTCGGCTGGGAACATTAACGCGTCAAATACCAAAAGCGGTTGTTCCTTTTCTGGACCAACCTCTTTTTTATCGGATTCTGGATCTCTGTGATGAGGCGGCGTTCGATGAGGTGATTGTTGTCGGGGGATATGGTTTTCATCTCGTAGAGGCAGCCCTTAAAGGACGCCACAGGAGCTATCGACTTCTTCATAATCGCCAATTCAGAGTGGGGAGTATTTTGACTTTACTGACATCATTTCCTTACCTTGATGACGGTTTTTTGCTCGCCAATGTCGATCACATCTATCCACGTCGTCTTTTTCGGGGATTTTTGGAGAAGAAGGAGGGGGTGGTCGCTGCCTGTGATTTTGATCGGCCGCTCGGGGATGATGACATGAAGATCCGTCTCGATACGACAGGAGATCTGACGTCAATTAACAAGAAGATGGTGACTTACGATGGGGGGTATATTGGGATGACTGTCTGTTCTCGTGAGTCTCTAAAGACCTATAAGCATGCGGCGCAAGCGACTCTTTCCCGCTGGGGACATAACGTCAATGTCGAACAGATCCTTGCGACGCTGATCGAGTGGGGTGAGGCCCCATCCGTGTTCGATGCAAGCGGACTGGGCCCTTGGTGGGAGGTTGATACCGCTGAGGAATTGCGGAGGGCGGAGAGAGAGATTTCCAAACTCGTTAAGGATTAG
- a CDS encoding type II toxin-antitoxin system Phd/YefM family antitoxin, with the protein MKSVPLKDLKSNLSHWTEEASKGTDIIVTRYNRPYIRLTTGVEPHLHRGEKAGKAELRPIGHRLTQGKWLKYLEEDRNED; encoded by the coding sequence ATGAAAAGTGTACCATTAAAAGACCTAAAAAGTAACCTTTCTCATTGGACAGAAGAGGCCTCAAAGGGGACCGATATTATTGTGACCCGCTATAATCGGCCTTATATCCGGCTTACCACGGGCGTAGAGCCTCATCTCCATCGTGGAGAAAAAGCGGGCAAGGCTGAATTACGGCCGATTGGTCACCGACTCACTCAGGGAAAGTGGCTTAAGTACCTGGAAGAGGATAGAAACGAGGATTAA
- a CDS encoding radical SAM protein encodes MLSRQLTTAKKLEGIYKYLRIKATGWPRLINLEVTKLCNAQCDFCPCWEIKDYPQLKDYTEVMKKFRPIVLSLNGGEPLLRKDLIDIIDQVRPYCTYLTLITHGGLLTEEKYKELWEHGVDQLSISRNYIDETHDEERHLPGLTRHFQDLIPRLTSQGFDNIAFNTVIMDRNIDHIIPLARQAAEWGAKISFSSYSSLKNDRPEHSVQESRLTKLQSVIDEVLVLKGKQGHILTSEYYLKRIPQYFKSGFVEDCRAGLNFIQMTPDGYIKRCSEMPVMMHWSEYDPAKVEKPNPCNVCWLSCRGETETPITPARLWEFVKH; translated from the coding sequence ATGCTTTCACGCCAATTAACAACTGCGAAGAAGTTAGAGGGGATCTACAAATACCTCAGGATCAAGGCGACCGGTTGGCCACGGTTGATCAATCTCGAAGTGACGAAGCTCTGCAATGCCCAGTGTGACTTCTGCCCCTGTTGGGAGATCAAGGATTATCCGCAACTGAAAGACTACACTGAAGTGATGAAGAAATTTCGTCCGATTGTCCTTTCTCTGAATGGAGGAGAGCCGCTACTTCGAAAAGATCTTATTGATATCATCGACCAGGTGAGACCGTATTGCACCTATCTGACGCTAATTACCCACGGTGGTTTACTGACCGAGGAAAAATACAAGGAGCTTTGGGAGCATGGGGTTGATCAGCTATCGATTTCAAGAAACTATATCGATGAAACCCATGACGAAGAACGTCACCTGCCGGGGCTGACGCGGCATTTTCAGGATCTGATTCCACGGTTGACCTCTCAGGGGTTTGATAACATCGCCTTTAATACGGTGATTATGGATCGGAACATCGATCATATTATCCCTTTGGCAAGACAGGCAGCCGAATGGGGGGCCAAGATCTCGTTCAGTTCCTACAGCTCGCTCAAGAATGATCGACCGGAGCACTCTGTTCAAGAGAGCCGGTTGACGAAGCTCCAATCAGTCATCGATGAAGTATTAGTGCTGAAAGGGAAGCAGGGGCATATCCTGACCTCCGAATATTACTTGAAAAGAATTCCGCAATATTTCAAAAGTGGTTTTGTTGAGGATTGTCGTGCGGGGCTCAATTTTATCCAGATGACGCCAGATGGTTACATCAAACGTTGCTCTGAAATGCCGGTCATGATGCATTGGAGCGAGTATGATCCGGCAAAGGTCGAAAAACCGAATCCATGTAATGTCTGCTGGTTGTCGTGTCGGGGAGAGACGGAGACACCGATTACGCCGGCACGACTGTGGGAGTTTGTGAAGCATTGA
- a CDS encoding glucose-6-phosphate isomerase (catalyzes the formation of D-fructose 6-phosphate from D-glucose 6-phosphate), which produces MPLHSEIALDFNNMLADRIGPEGIDPDEIEALSDTLRQTFKGLVDLRKLGQLPFRDLPYQEGLLDRITTRANEIRSRYETVLLLGTGGSSLGAACLIDSLAKQGSSNRMRLEIIEDLHPLRWKQLTDTLSPDKTFMIVVSKSGKTIETLAAFLFFRQWMIEGVGEMGYRKGVLFITDPNRGPLREIAEKEKIETFPVPPGVGGRYSVLSTVGLLPAACVGIEVKSLLSGARRMDERCEKGDVWINPAMMSAVLHYLVAKKKGRGIRVLMPYDDRLRSYTSWFAQLWAESLGKRVSLRGEEIRAGITPVRVEGSIDQHSQLQLYLEGPRDKTVTFLAVEHAGVALKIPSAYDSHPELSILGGKAVDSLLKIQRQATEAALCDAGCPNLTLTMKEVTSDTIGQLLYLGEVETVFTGALYDINPFDQPGVEKIKNYIQGLMGAAGFDKQRQAIDAVKKDRRFVI; this is translated from the coding sequence ATGCCACTTCATTCAGAAATAGCGCTCGATTTTAATAATATGCTGGCCGATCGGATCGGTCCTGAGGGGATTGACCCTGACGAGATTGAGGCGCTCTCAGACACGTTGAGACAGACTTTCAAGGGACTTGTTGATTTAAGAAAGCTTGGCCAGCTTCCGTTTCGGGATCTTCCCTATCAAGAGGGGTTGCTGGACCGTATCACCACAAGGGCTAATGAAATCCGATCACGCTATGAGACCGTTCTCCTTCTGGGGACAGGGGGGTCGTCTTTGGGTGCGGCCTGTCTTATTGATTCGCTCGCCAAGCAAGGTTCTTCAAACAGGATGAGACTGGAGATTATCGAGGATCTGCATCCCTTAAGATGGAAACAGCTCACAGACACCCTTTCCCCGGATAAGACTTTCATGATTGTGGTGAGCAAATCAGGGAAGACGATCGAGACACTCGCCGCCTTCCTTTTTTTCAGACAATGGATGATTGAGGGGGTCGGGGAGATGGGGTATCGCAAGGGCGTTCTTTTTATTACCGATCCGAATCGTGGTCCACTGCGTGAGATTGCCGAGAAAGAAAAAATCGAGACCTTCCCTGTCCCTCCGGGAGTGGGGGGACGTTATTCAGTTCTCTCAACAGTGGGACTCTTGCCGGCTGCCTGTGTCGGCATCGAGGTCAAATCACTGCTCTCGGGGGCAAGGCGTATGGATGAGAGGTGTGAGAAAGGGGATGTCTGGATCAATCCTGCCATGATGTCGGCGGTTCTTCATTACCTGGTTGCCAAAAAGAAGGGGAGGGGAATTCGTGTTCTCATGCCTTATGATGACCGGCTCAGAAGTTATACCAGCTGGTTTGCCCAGCTCTGGGCCGAAAGTTTGGGAAAACGGGTTTCGCTAAGAGGCGAGGAGATCCGTGCCGGGATTACGCCGGTAAGGGTCGAAGGTTCTATTGATCAGCATTCCCAACTCCAACTTTACCTCGAGGGCCCTCGAGACAAGACGGTGACCTTTCTGGCTGTGGAGCATGCCGGCGTTGCGCTAAAGATTCCAAGTGCCTATGATTCGCATCCGGAACTCTCCATTTTAGGGGGAAAAGCGGTCGATAGCTTGCTGAAGATTCAAAGACAGGCGACGGAAGCGGCCCTCTGCGATGCTGGGTGTCCCAATCTGACGTTGACGATGAAGGAGGTGACGTCGGACACGATCGGACAGCTCTTGTATCTGGGAGAGGTGGAAACTGTTTTTACAGGCGCCCTGTACGATATTAATCCTTTCGATCAACCGGGTGTTGAGAAGATCAAGAATTACATCCAGGGGCTTATGGGGGCTGCGGGGTTTGATAAACAACGCCAAGCGATTGATGCGGTCAAAAAAGACAGAAGGTTTGTGATTTAA
- a CDS encoding HAD family hydrolase yields the protein MPNHKKTVCVFDFDGTLVDSMDSFIVLAAEVMRDIYQLPVSQGSEAYVKTSGIPFREQLEIIFPGDCRNPLACQRFESIKKASYLEKEFCEDVGETIGYLQSKKIKVVVSSSNYQELVEEFLKKKKVRLDLVLGWRPNFSKGRDHFRHVQKVLSVTPQSILFVGDSLKDAERAEECSIDFIAKTGIFSEKEFRDHFPKVRVIRSLSELKSYL from the coding sequence ATGCCAAATCATAAGAAGACAGTTTGTGTTTTTGACTTTGATGGGACCTTGGTCGATTCGATGGATAGCTTCATTGTTCTGGCGGCAGAGGTCATGAGAGACATTTATCAATTACCTGTTTCACAGGGGAGTGAGGCGTATGTCAAGACCTCAGGTATTCCCTTTCGTGAGCAGTTGGAGATTATTTTCCCAGGCGATTGCCGTAATCCCCTCGCCTGTCAGCGTTTCGAATCGATAAAAAAGGCGAGCTATCTCGAAAAGGAATTTTGCGAGGATGTCGGTGAGACAATTGGTTATTTGCAGTCCAAAAAAATCAAGGTCGTCGTCTCTTCGAGTAATTATCAAGAGCTTGTTGAGGAGTTTTTGAAGAAAAAAAAGGTTCGATTAGATCTTGTGCTTGGATGGAGGCCCAATTTTTCAAAAGGACGCGATCACTTTCGTCATGTTCAGAAGGTTTTATCTGTTACACCGCAGTCCATTCTCTTCGTGGGAGATTCCTTGAAAGATGCCGAACGGGCAGAGGAGTGCTCCATTGATTTCATTGCGAAGACCGGAATCTTTTCCGAAAAAGAATTTCGGGATCATTTTCCAAAAGTGCGTGTGATCCGGTCTCTTTCGGAACTTAAGTCTTATTTATGA
- a CDS encoding DUF1802 family protein: MTENCTKLLKEWAIVCEALGNGKQIFIARKGGIAEEQGEFIVENREFLLFPTYLHQNRESLIPSVLLDFELSLDSEPKDGKLHLKYFARVVDEIKITHPSLFNKLKGQHIWDESLLQSRFEWGSEKALTIVVLRVYELPEEIRIPMKQSYGGCKSWVTLEKPIPLPGGLKAALSDAEFFIKRDQLLKSM; the protein is encoded by the coding sequence ATGACAGAGAATTGCACAAAACTCCTCAAGGAATGGGCGATCGTCTGCGAGGCACTCGGGAACGGAAAACAGATCTTTATCGCTCGAAAGGGGGGGATCGCCGAGGAGCAAGGGGAGTTTATTGTCGAAAACCGTGAGTTTCTCCTCTTCCCAACCTACCTGCATCAGAATCGGGAGAGTCTGATTCCGAGCGTCCTCCTCGATTTTGAACTCAGTCTCGACTCGGAGCCAAAGGATGGGAAACTGCATCTCAAATATTTCGCGCGGGTTGTCGATGAGATCAAGATCACTCACCCATCACTCTTCAATAAATTGAAGGGGCAACATATCTGGGATGAATCACTCCTGCAGAGCCGCTTCGAATGGGGGTCGGAAAAGGCGCTCACCATCGTCGTTCTCCGTGTTTACGAACTACCGGAGGAAATTAGGATCCCGATGAAACAGAGCTATGGAGGCTGCAAATCGTGGGTGACACTCGAAAAACCGATCCCTCTCCCGGGAGGTCTGAAGGCAGCACTTTCTGATGCTGAGTTTTTTATAAAGAGGGATCAACTCCTTAAATCAATGTAG